From one Pseudomonas fluorescens genomic stretch:
- a CDS encoding c-type cytochrome, protein MKPMILAALALSLGNVHAAPIAMEDQSQLKTPPAAAPGFTPPAESELPDNAYGKMVRDGYALFVDTRRLMPDYVGNGLNCSNCHLDQGRLGNSAPLWGAYPMYPAYRKKNDKVNTFAERIQGCFQFSMNGKPPAADSPQMTALSVYAYWLASKAPIGVESAGRGYPDVPQSAEGYDFKRGEQVYQAQCSICHGANGEGQKVAKDYVMPPLWGKDSYNWGAGMHRINTAASFIKHNMPLGKPGSLSDQQAWDVAAYINRHERPQDPRLVDGSIEKTRLKFHANDGVNLYGQKVDGVLVGQGL, encoded by the coding sequence ATGAAGCCGATGATTCTCGCCGCCCTGGCCTTGAGCCTGGGCAATGTCCATGCCGCGCCGATTGCAATGGAAGACCAGTCGCAACTCAAGACCCCGCCGGCCGCGGCGCCAGGCTTCACCCCGCCCGCGGAGAGCGAACTGCCCGACAACGCCTACGGCAAGATGGTCCGTGATGGCTATGCGCTGTTTGTCGACACGCGCCGGTTGATGCCCGACTACGTCGGCAACGGCCTTAACTGCAGCAACTGTCACCTCGACCAGGGCCGCCTGGGCAACTCGGCACCGCTGTGGGGCGCGTACCCGATGTATCCGGCCTATCGCAAGAAAAACGACAAGGTCAATACCTTTGCCGAGCGCATCCAGGGCTGCTTTCAGTTCAGCATGAACGGCAAGCCACCGGCGGCTGACAGCCCGCAGATGACTGCCTTGTCGGTGTATGCCTACTGGTTGGCAAGCAAGGCGCCGATTGGTGTCGAGAGCGCTGGCCGCGGCTACCCGGACGTGCCGCAATCGGCTGAAGGCTATGACTTCAAACGGGGTGAGCAGGTGTACCAGGCCCAGTGCTCCATTTGCCACGGCGCCAATGGCGAAGGGCAGAAAGTGGCCAAGGACTACGTGATGCCGCCGTTGTGGGGCAAGGACTCCTACAATTGGGGTGCCGGCATGCACCGGATCAACACTGCGGCCTCCTTCATCAAGCACAATATGCCCCTGGGCAAGCCCGGCAGCCTGAGCGACCAGCAGGCCTGGGACGTGGCGGCGTACATCAACCGCCACGAACGGCCGCAGGATCCGCGCCTGGTCGACGGCTCGATCGAGAAGACCCGGCTGAAGTTCCATGCCAATGATGGCGTCAACCTCTATGGCCAGAAGGTCGACGGTGTGCTGGTAGGGCAGGGCCTGTAG
- a CDS encoding ABC transporter permease yields MLLTPNAMSRRLRLGLYTTTGVIALFLLLPIVFIVLLSFGSSQWLVFPPPGWTLKWYGQFFSNAEWMDAALASLKVAVLTTVFAVALGLPTAFALVRGRFPGREMLYGLFTLPMIVPLVIIAVAVYALFLKLGYTGTLFSFVVSHVIVALPFTIISIINSLKLFDQSIEDAAVICGASRLQAIVKVTFPAIRPGMIAGALFAFLVSWDEVVLSVMMASPNLQTLPVKMWTTLRQDLTPVIAVASTLLIGLSVLVMMIAAALRRRNPVSA; encoded by the coding sequence ATGCTCCTGACCCCTAATGCCATGAGCCGGCGCCTGCGCTTGGGCCTGTACACCACCACCGGGGTGATCGCGCTGTTCTTGCTGTTGCCGATCGTGTTCATCGTTCTGTTGTCGTTCGGCTCGTCACAATGGCTGGTGTTCCCGCCCCCGGGCTGGACACTGAAGTGGTACGGGCAGTTCTTCTCCAACGCCGAGTGGATGGACGCGGCCCTGGCCAGCCTCAAAGTCGCGGTGCTGACCACGGTGTTTGCCGTGGCCCTGGGCCTGCCCACCGCTTTTGCCCTGGTGCGCGGACGCTTCCCCGGCCGGGAGATGCTTTATGGCCTGTTCACCCTGCCGATGATCGTGCCGCTGGTGATCATCGCCGTGGCGGTGTATGCGCTGTTTCTCAAGCTCGGCTACACCGGCACGCTGTTTTCCTTCGTGGTCAGCCACGTGATCGTCGCCCTGCCCTTTACCATTATTTCGATCATCAACTCGCTGAAGCTGTTCGACCAGTCGATCGAAGACGCCGCGGTGATCTGCGGCGCCTCGCGGCTGCAGGCGATCGTCAAGGTGACCTTCCCGGCGATTCGCCCGGGGATGATCGCAGGCGCCCTGTTCGCCTTTTTGGTGTCGTGGGACGAGGTGGTGCTCAGCGTGATGATGGCCAGCCCCAACCTGCAGACCCTGCCGGTAAAAATGTGGACCACCCTGCGCCAGGACCTGACTCCGGTGATCGCTGTCGCTTCGACGCTGCTGATCGGCCTGTCAGTGCTGGTGATGATGATTGCCGCCGCTCTGCGCCGGCGCAACCCGGTTAGCGCCTGA
- a CDS encoding c-type cytochrome, with protein sequence MIPLDRILISSLLLFSLPAAHAADGQKIFTQGGQNPAAMACLGCHGPDAKGIAPAGFPRLAGLPAAYLSKQLHDFQNGSRKHPIMEPLAKALSAEEIQAVSTTLAAMPSEPASDLHRQQMAADPVQKLALYGDWNRKIPGCVQCHGPGGGGVGEHFPPLAHQPATYLIAQLNAWRDGSRSNDPNQLMVGVAKSMTDDEIKAVANYFANPVSPEVKP encoded by the coding sequence ATGATCCCACTGGATCGCATCCTGATCAGCAGCTTGCTGCTGTTTTCACTGCCTGCCGCTCACGCCGCCGATGGTCAGAAAATATTCACCCAAGGCGGCCAGAACCCGGCCGCCATGGCCTGCCTGGGCTGCCATGGCCCAGATGCCAAGGGCATAGCGCCTGCCGGGTTTCCGCGCCTGGCCGGCTTGCCAGCGGCGTACTTGAGCAAGCAACTGCATGACTTTCAAAACGGCAGCCGCAAGCATCCGATCATGGAACCGCTGGCCAAGGCCCTGAGTGCTGAAGAAATCCAGGCGGTCAGCACAACCCTGGCCGCCATGCCCAGCGAACCCGCCAGCGATCTTCACCGCCAGCAAATGGCTGCGGATCCTGTGCAGAAGCTGGCGCTGTATGGCGACTGGAACCGCAAGATCCCCGGTTGCGTGCAGTGCCACGGGCCTGGAGGGGGCGGTGTCGGCGAGCATTTCCCGCCCTTGGCCCATCAACCGGCGACCTACCTGATTGCCCAGCTCAACGCCTGGCGTGACGGCAGCCGCAGCAACGACCCCAACCAACTGATGGTCGGCGTGGCCAAGTCCATGACCGATGACGAAATAAAGGCCGTGGCCAATTACTTCGCAAACCCTGTCAGCCCGGAGGTCAAGCCATGA
- a CDS encoding DUF1883 domain-containing protein, with translation MKFVHQREHLNEDDIVVIHCSQRCNIRLMNDANFRSFKNGGRHTYHGGAFVDFPAKITVPSTGFWNITIDTVGPRALSAVTKPTFTHTIKFIRRSSSKLR, from the coding sequence ATGAAATTCGTACACCAGCGCGAGCACCTCAACGAGGATGACATCGTGGTCATCCATTGCTCTCAGCGCTGCAATATCCGCCTGATGAACGACGCCAACTTCCGCAGCTTCAAGAACGGCGGCCGTCACACCTACCACGGCGGCGCCTTCGTCGACTTCCCGGCCAAGATCACCGTGCCCAGCACTGGTTTCTGGAACATCACCATCGACACGGTCGGCCCCCGGGCCCTGTCGGCGGTGACCAAGCCAACCTTCACCCATACCATCAAGTTCATTCGCCGTTCGTCGTCGAAGCTGAGATAA
- the gorA gene encoding glutathione-disulfide reductase, with the protein MTYDFDLFVIGAGSGGVRAARFAAGFGAKVAVAESRYLGGTCVNVGCVPKKLLVYGAHFADDFEQAAGFGWSLEDAQFDWGQLIANKNREIERLNGIYRNLLVNSGVTLLEGHAKLTGAHEVEVDGQRYSAEHILIATGGWPQIPDIAGKELAISSNEAFYLKDLPKRVLVVGGGYIAVEFAGIFQGLGAKTSLLYRGDLFLRGFDASVREHLKEELEKRGMDLQFNSDIQRIERQDDGSLKATLKDGRELVADCVFYATGRRPMLDNLGLENTGVELDPRGFIRVDDLYQTTAPSILAIGDVIGRVQLTPVALAEGMAVARRLFKPEQYRPVDYQNIPTAVFSQPPIGTVGLTEEQALEQGHKVQIFESRFRPMKLILTEVQEKTLMKLVVDADTDRVLGCHMVGPDAGEIIQGLGIALKAGATKQQFDETIGVHPTAAEEFVTLRTPTR; encoded by the coding sequence ATGACCTACGATTTTGATCTGTTCGTGATTGGTGCCGGGTCTGGCGGTGTGCGCGCTGCGCGCTTTGCCGCAGGCTTCGGTGCAAAAGTGGCGGTTGCCGAAAGCCGCTACCTGGGTGGTACCTGCGTCAACGTCGGCTGCGTGCCGAAAAAACTGCTGGTCTATGGGGCGCATTTTGCCGATGACTTCGAGCAGGCTGCAGGCTTTGGCTGGTCGCTGGAAGATGCCCAGTTCGACTGGGGCCAGTTGATCGCCAACAAGAACCGCGAAATCGAGCGGCTCAACGGTATTTACCGCAACCTGCTGGTCAACAGCGGCGTGACCCTGCTTGAAGGCCACGCCAAGCTCACCGGCGCCCATGAGGTGGAAGTCGATGGCCAGCGCTACAGCGCCGAGCATATCCTCATTGCCACCGGCGGCTGGCCGCAGATCCCCGACATTGCCGGCAAAGAACTGGCGATCAGTTCCAACGAGGCGTTCTACCTCAAGGACCTGCCCAAGCGCGTGCTGGTGGTTGGCGGCGGCTATATCGCCGTGGAGTTCGCCGGGATCTTCCAGGGCCTGGGGGCCAAGACTTCGCTGCTGTACCGTGGCGACCTGTTCCTGCGCGGCTTCGACGCCAGCGTGCGCGAGCACCTCAAGGAGGAGCTGGAAAAACGCGGCATGGACCTGCAGTTCAACAGCGACATCCAGCGTATCGAGCGCCAGGACGACGGCAGCCTCAAGGCCACCCTCAAGGATGGCCGCGAGCTGGTGGCCGACTGCGTGTTCTACGCCACTGGCCGGCGGCCGATGCTCGACAACCTGGGCCTGGAAAACACCGGCGTCGAACTCGACCCGCGTGGGTTTATCCGCGTCGATGACCTGTACCAGACCACCGCGCCGTCGATCCTGGCCATTGGCGATGTGATCGGCCGGGTGCAACTGACCCCGGTGGCCCTGGCCGAAGGCATGGCCGTGGCACGGCGCCTGTTCAAGCCTGAGCAATACCGCCCGGTGGATTACCAGAACATCCCTACTGCAGTGTTCAGCCAGCCACCAATCGGCACCGTTGGCCTGACCGAAGAGCAGGCCCTGGAGCAGGGCCACAAGGTGCAGATCTTCGAAAGCCGCTTCCGGCCGATGAAGCTGATTCTCACCGAGGTTCAGGAAAAGACCCTGATGAAGCTGGTGGTCGATGCCGACACCGATCGCGTGCTGGGTTGCCATATGGTCGGCCCGGACGCCGGCGAGATCATCCAGGGCCTGGGCATTGCCCTCAAGGCCGGGGCGACCAAGCAGCAGTTCGACGAGACTATTGGCGTGCACCCGACGGCGGCGGAAGAGTTCGTCACCTTGCGTACGCCGACCCGTTAA
- a CDS encoding ABC transporter permease, with protein MKVAINTLQTPSGAVGAKGAAMQHTPPLRERWRGSRNLLPALLFLGLFFFAPLIGLLLRGVLEPVPGLGNYEQLFANSAYARVLFNTFSVAGLVTLISVLLGFPLAWAITLVPRGWGRWLLNIVLLSMWTSLLARTYSWLVLLQASGVINKALMAIGIIDAPLEMVHNLTGVVIGMSYIMIPFIVLPLQATMQAIDPMVLQAGSICGASPWTNFFKVFLPLCRSGMFSGALMVFVMSLGYYVTPALLGGAQNMMLPEFIVQQVQSFLNWGLASAAAALLIAITLVLFYFYLKLQPESPVGNSNAR; from the coding sequence ATGAAAGTCGCCATCAATACCCTGCAAACCCCGTCCGGCGCCGTCGGCGCCAAGGGAGCAGCGATGCAGCACACGCCACCCTTGCGTGAACGCTGGCGCGGCAGCCGCAACCTGCTGCCGGCCTTGTTGTTCCTCGGCCTGTTCTTTTTCGCGCCGCTGATCGGCCTGCTGCTGCGCGGCGTGCTCGAACCCGTCCCGGGCCTGGGCAACTACGAGCAACTGTTTGCCAACTCGGCCTATGCCCGGGTGCTGTTCAATACCTTCTCGGTAGCCGGCCTGGTCACCCTGATCAGCGTGCTGCTGGGCTTTCCCCTGGCCTGGGCCATTACCCTGGTGCCACGTGGCTGGGGCCGCTGGCTGCTGAACATCGTGCTGCTGTCGATGTGGACCAGCCTGCTCGCCCGCACCTACTCCTGGCTGGTGCTGCTGCAGGCCTCTGGGGTGATCAACAAGGCGCTGATGGCTATCGGTATCATCGATGCGCCGCTGGAGATGGTGCACAACCTCACCGGCGTGGTGATAGGCATGAGCTACATCATGATCCCGTTCATTGTCCTGCCGCTGCAGGCGACCATGCAGGCGATTGACCCGATGGTGCTGCAAGCCGGTTCCATTTGCGGCGCCAGCCCCTGGACCAATTTCTTCAAGGTGTTCCTGCCGCTGTGCCGTTCCGGGATGTTCTCCGGGGCCTTGATGGTGTTCGTCATGTCCCTGGGGTACTACGTGACCCCGGCGCTGCTCGGTGGCGCACAGAACATGATGCTGCCCGAGTTCATCGTCCAGCAGGTACAGTCGTTCCTCAACTGGGGCCTGGCCAGTGCCGCCGCCGCGTTGCTGATCGCCATCACCCTGGTGCTGTTCTACTTCTACCTGAAGCTGCAACCGGAATCGCCGGTCGGCAACAGTAACGCGAGGTAA
- a CDS encoding ABC transporter ATP-binding protein, with product MSAVLNDKQAAKTLVSLRNLNKHYGDFAAVDDISLDIQDGEFLTFLGSSGSGKSTTLSMLAGFETPSSGEILVKGASLVNVPPHKRDIGMVFQRYSLFPHLSVRDNIAFPLAIRKRSTAERDKQVDAMLKLVQLDSFAHRRPAQLSGGQQQRVAIARALVYEPRILLMDEPLGALDKKLREDLQDELRQLHRRLGITIVYVTHDQEEAMRLSQRIAIFSHGKIVGLGTGYDLYQNPPNAFVASFLGNSNFLRVKAHGNGAASFEGQPLAMRLTPGLAEGQEVLLMVRPEKALALSVEQAAREALPAGWNEVTARVGEVLFLGESQTCSVVTTGGTAMTVKALSAAGMPMQSGDTVKVRWAVADACVYTQWTESDLNKAAGAH from the coding sequence ATGAGTGCAGTCCTCAACGACAAGCAAGCGGCCAAGACCCTGGTCAGCCTGCGCAACCTCAACAAGCACTATGGCGACTTTGCCGCCGTGGATGACATCAGCCTGGACATCCAGGACGGTGAATTCCTCACCTTCCTCGGCTCCAGCGGCTCGGGCAAGAGCACCACCCTGTCGATGCTTGCCGGCTTCGAGACGCCGAGCAGCGGCGAGATCCTGGTCAAGGGTGCCTCCCTGGTCAACGTGCCGCCGCACAAGCGCGATATCGGCATGGTGTTCCAACGCTATTCGCTGTTCCCGCACCTGTCGGTGCGCGACAACATCGCCTTCCCCCTGGCAATCCGCAAGCGCAGCACCGCCGAACGCGACAAACAAGTGGACGCCATGCTCAAGCTGGTACAACTGGACAGCTTTGCCCACCGGCGCCCGGCGCAACTGTCCGGCGGCCAGCAACAGCGGGTGGCGATCGCCCGGGCGCTGGTCTACGAGCCACGCATCCTGTTGATGGACGAACCCTTGGGGGCATTGGACAAAAAACTGCGTGAAGACCTGCAGGATGAACTGCGCCAACTGCACCGGCGCCTGGGCATCACCATCGTCTACGTCACCCACGACCAGGAAGAAGCGATGCGCCTGTCCCAGCGCATCGCTATCTTCAGCCACGGCAAAATCGTCGGCCTGGGCACCGGCTATGACCTTTACCAGAACCCGCCGAATGCCTTTGTTGCCTCGTTTCTGGGCAACTCCAATTTCTTGCGGGTCAAGGCCCATGGCAACGGCGCGGCGAGTTTCGAGGGACAGCCGCTGGCGATGCGGCTTACGCCGGGGCTGGCTGAGGGCCAGGAGGTGCTGTTGATGGTCCGCCCGGAAAAAGCCCTGGCCCTGAGTGTCGAGCAAGCGGCGCGTGAGGCCTTGCCCGCGGGCTGGAACGAGGTCACGGCAAGGGTCGGAGAAGTGCTGTTTCTGGGCGAGAGCCAGACCTGCAGCGTGGTGACCACGGGTGGCACGGCGATGACGGTCAAGGCGCTGTCAGCGGCGGGGATGCCGATGCAGTCGGGCGATACGGTGAAGGTGCGCTGGGCGGTGGCGGATGCTTGCGTGTATACCCAGTGGACCGAGAGTGATTTGAACAAGGCCGCTGGGGCGCATTGA
- the ahpC gene encoding alkyl hydroperoxide reductase subunit C has product MPIINSQVKPFKATAYHQGKFVEVSDADLKGKWSVVFFYPADFTFVCPTELGDLADNYAQFKDLGVEIYGVSTDTHFTHKAWHDTSDTIGKIQYPLIGDPTHVISRNFDVLIEEAGIADRGTFVINPEGQIKIVELNDGGVGRDASELLRKVKAAQYVAAHPGEVCPAKWKEGEATLAPSLDLVGKI; this is encoded by the coding sequence ATGCCTATCATCAACAGCCAGGTTAAACCGTTCAAAGCTACCGCTTACCACCAGGGCAAGTTCGTCGAAGTCTCGGATGCCGATCTGAAAGGCAAATGGTCCGTGGTGTTCTTCTACCCGGCCGACTTCACCTTCGTCTGCCCGACCGAGCTGGGCGACCTGGCCGACAACTACGCGCAGTTCAAAGACCTGGGCGTGGAAATCTACGGCGTGTCCACCGACACCCACTTCACCCATAAAGCCTGGCACGACACTTCGGACACCATCGGCAAGATCCAGTACCCGCTGATCGGTGACCCGACCCACGTCATCTCGCGCAACTTCGACGTGCTGATCGAAGAAGCCGGTATCGCTGACCGTGGCACCTTCGTGATCAACCCTGAAGGCCAGATCAAGATCGTCGAACTCAACGACGGTGGTGTAGGCCGTGACGCCAGCGAGTTGCTGCGCAAGGTCAAGGCTGCCCAGTACGTTGCCGCCCACCCAGGCGAAGTCTGCCCGGCCAAGTGGAAAGAAGGCGAAGCGACCCTGGCGCCATCGCTGGACCTGGTCGGCAAGATCTAA
- the galU gene encoding UTP--glucose-1-phosphate uridylyltransferase GalU — MIKKCLFPAAGYGTRFLPATKAMPKEMLPVVNKPLIQYGVEEALEAGLNEISIVTGRGKRALEDHFDISYELENQIKGTDKEKYLVGIRRLLDECSFSYTRQTEMKGLGHAILTGRPLIGDEPFAVVLADDLCVNLEGDSVLKQMVKLYKQYRCTIVAIMEVDPQETSKYGVIAGDLIGDDLYRVRNMVEKPKPEDAPSNLAIIGRYIMTPDIFKLIEETEPGKGGEIQITDALMKQAQDGCVIAYKFKGKRFDCGGAEGYIEATNFCFENFYKTGKAY; from the coding sequence ATGATCAAGAAATGCTTGTTCCCTGCAGCCGGTTACGGCACTCGCTTCCTGCCCGCTACCAAAGCCATGCCCAAGGAAATGCTGCCGGTGGTGAACAAGCCACTGATCCAGTATGGCGTTGAAGAAGCGCTGGAAGCTGGGTTGAACGAGATTTCCATCGTCACCGGTCGCGGCAAGCGCGCTCTGGAAGACCACTTCGACATCAGCTACGAGCTGGAAAACCAGATCAAGGGCACCGACAAGGAAAAGTACCTGGTCGGCATCCGTCGCCTGCTTGACGAGTGTTCCTTCTCCTACACCCGTCAGACCGAAATGAAAGGCCTGGGCCACGCAATCCTCACCGGTCGCCCGCTGATCGGCGACGAGCCGTTCGCCGTGGTCCTGGCTGACGACCTGTGCGTCAACCTCGAAGGCGACAGCGTGCTCAAGCAGATGGTCAAGCTGTACAAACAGTACCGCTGCACCATCGTTGCCATCATGGAAGTCGACCCGCAGGAGACCAGCAAATACGGCGTGATCGCCGGTGACCTGATCGGTGACGACCTGTACCGCGTGCGCAACATGGTCGAGAAGCCAAAGCCTGAAGATGCTCCGTCGAACCTGGCGATCATCGGCCGCTACATCATGACCCCGGACATCTTCAAACTGATTGAAGAAACCGAACCGGGCAAGGGCGGTGAAATCCAGATCACCGACGCCCTGATGAAACAGGCTCAGGACGGCTGCGTCATTGCCTACAAGTTCAAGGGCAAGCGTTTCGACTGCGGTGGCGCCGAAGGTTACATCGAAGCAACCAACTTCTGCTTCGAGAACTTCTACAAGACCGGCAAGGCTTACTAA
- the ahpF gene encoding alkyl hydroperoxide reductase subunit F — translation MLDATLKTQLKAYLERVTQPIEIVASLDDGAKSRELRDLLVEIAGLSHLITLREDGSDARRPSFSLNRPGADTSLRFAGIPMGHEFTSLVLALLQVGGHPSKASAEVIEQISALKGEFNFETYFSLSCQNCPDVVQALNLMAVLNPNIRHVAIDGALFQAEVESRKVMAVPSVYLNGEVFGQGRMGLEEILSKLDTSAGERQAEKINAKDAFDVLVVGGGPAGAAAAIYAARKGIRTGVAAERFGGQVLDTMAIENFISVQETEGPKLAMALEEHVKQYDVDIMNLQRGEALIPATDGGLHEVRLASGASLKAKTVILATGARWREMNVPGEQQYRSRGVAYCPHCDGPLFKGKRVAVIGGGNSGVEAAIDLAGIVAQVTLIEFDSQLRADAVLQRKLHSLPNVKVITSALTTEVLGDGEKVNGLRYKDRNSDELHDIALEGIFVQIGLLPNTDWLKGTVELTPRGEIIVDARGQTNLPGVFAAGDVTTVPYKQIVIAVGEGAKASLAAFDHLIRSSAPA, via the coding sequence ATGTTGGACGCCACGCTTAAAACTCAGTTGAAAGCCTACCTGGAGCGGGTCACTCAGCCGATCGAGATCGTTGCTTCCCTCGATGACGGCGCGAAATCCCGCGAATTGCGCGACCTGTTGGTGGAAATCGCCGGCCTATCGCACCTGATTACCCTGCGTGAAGATGGCAGCGATGCCCGTCGCCCGTCGTTCTCGCTCAATCGCCCGGGCGCTGACACTAGCCTGCGCTTTGCCGGCATCCCCATGGGCCACGAGTTCACCTCGCTGGTGCTCGCCCTGCTGCAGGTCGGCGGTCATCCGTCCAAGGCCAGCGCAGAGGTGATCGAGCAGATCAGTGCGCTCAAGGGTGAATTCAACTTTGAAACCTACTTCTCGCTGTCGTGCCAGAACTGCCCGGACGTGGTCCAGGCGCTGAACCTGATGGCGGTGCTCAACCCCAATATTCGCCACGTCGCCATCGACGGTGCGCTGTTCCAGGCCGAAGTCGAGAGCCGCAAGGTCATGGCCGTGCCCAGCGTCTACCTCAATGGTGAAGTGTTTGGCCAGGGCCGCATGGGCCTGGAAGAGATCCTCAGCAAGCTCGACACCAGCGCCGGCGAGCGTCAGGCCGAGAAGATCAACGCCAAGGATGCCTTCGACGTCCTGGTCGTTGGTGGTGGCCCGGCGGGCGCTGCGGCGGCGATCTATGCCGCGCGTAAGGGCATCCGCACCGGCGTTGCCGCCGAGCGCTTTGGTGGCCAGGTACTCGACACCATGGCCATCGAAAACTTCATCTCGGTGCAGGAAACCGAAGGGCCGAAACTGGCCATGGCCCTTGAAGAACACGTCAAGCAGTACGACGTCGACATCATGAACCTGCAGCGCGGTGAAGCGCTGATCCCGGCCACCGACGGCGGCCTGCACGAAGTGCGCCTGGCCAGTGGTGCCTCGCTCAAGGCCAAGACCGTGATCCTCGCCACCGGTGCGCGCTGGCGCGAAATGAACGTGCCGGGCGAGCAGCAATACCGCAGCCGTGGCGTTGCCTACTGCCCGCACTGCGATGGCCCGCTGTTCAAGGGCAAGCGCGTGGCGGTGATCGGTGGCGGCAACTCCGGTGTGGAAGCGGCCATCGACCTGGCCGGTATCGTCGCCCAGGTGACGCTGATCGAGTTCGACAGCCAGTTGCGTGCCGACGCGGTGCTGCAGCGCAAGCTGCACAGTTTGCCGAACGTGAAGGTGATCACCAGTGCGCTGACCACCGAAGTGCTTGGTGATGGCGAGAAGGTCAACGGCCTGCGCTACAAGGATCGCAACAGCGATGAGCTGCATGACATCGCGCTGGAAGGGATCTTCGTACAGATCGGCCTACTGCCCAACACCGACTGGCTCAAAGGCACGGTCGAGTTGACCCCGCGTGGCGAGATCATCGTCGATGCCCGCGGCCAGACCAACCTGCCGGGCGTGTTCGCTGCCGGTGACGTGACCACTGTGCCGTACAAACAGATCGTGATTGCCGTGGGCGAGGGGGCCAAGGCTTCGTTGGCGGCCTTTGATCACCTGATCCGCTCCTCGGCGCCAGCCTGA